Proteins from a single region of Halalkalibaculum roseum:
- a CDS encoding SusC/RagA family TonB-linked outer membrane protein: protein MIKKIQLKSTLTVFLCFIVFGSVFSQTVTNHNEYNKNSTEVTKTEIGDKNADLSVALKPNELTGSILSERSVFVGTLTGQVTDASTGEPLPGTTVVLQEIQRGASTDTEGRYTISSVEAGTYTLSVSFVGYKKYTETVQVQDNEETVINVSLEPDLLNLEAVYVNALGFGENRDEQGVTTTQVRGEQLTRSGEQSVLTGLSAKAAGVQITRSSGDPGAGARIQIRGARTIGGNQPLIVVDGVPISNATQGNSTGGVIQQSRLNDLNPDDIASLEILKGPASAALWGTRAANGVVVITTKKGSRTDESVNVTVGSSLTIDQVNRSVPLQRNYGQGRNGEFRWEDTRSWGDKISERPGGENIYVTDFGQYFDDNDLGPGDDLYEGFATFPDGTVRYVIPDGGHYAADGTQLDNHGGMRSLETFDHSNELFGTGVAIDNSVSISGGDDRSRFYLSISNLNQDGVIEKNSNYKRTSFRVNADRNYSDWFRAGVNVSYVRTNSDRIQQGSNTTGLMLGMLRTPPDFNNRPFLIDYTDENGNTFNDLHRSFRNPIGQDQYTSSLVSASDGYVTDPGFDNPYWTVRFNENNSKVNRVYGNTELEVTPNSWLSVTHRLGIDFYEDQRYEFRAQDNATEPAGTLDEDIRSRTDINSDLIVRASHQLNQNLSGSALLGWNLTHEEGVSYFNDAEGMIFRGVPRDIENFKVIQSSQNNFTVRSAAYYGKLNLNAYDQLFLELTGRFESASTFGEEADNTFFYPSGNLAWQFTDLEAVQDAMPFLTFGKLRVSYGEAGIQPGAYETATTFFNAGYGDAGFGSDIESRQYGNGFARSQEFGNPNLIPEKIQEFEFGGDFRAFDDRLKLSFSRYYSNSKNVILDVDIAPSSGFGEFVGNVVSLENDGYEIEADVLWLQQGNLTWNTYANWSKNNSLVTDLADVESIELNGISVDSRAAEDEPFGVLWGGVWERNENGSLALDDIGFPQEAPQNGRIGDPNPDWSAGFGNTIRYKDVSLNILFDIRKGGDVWNGTRGVLYSYGTHRDVGNETFVPADQADGILNYDGDPVSDFGTPAIQDGVDGYVFRGNLKDWDGGGPAPTVALDEEWYRTGLGNHFDGPAEQFVEDGGFVRLRELSLSYRLNTEGFRSFTGLSSIDFRATGRNLWLMTDYSGVDPETNLTGTSNGRGMDYFNNPNTRSFIFSLKVNY, encoded by the coding sequence ATGATTAAGAAGATTCAACTTAAAAGTACACTTACCGTTTTTCTATGTTTTATAGTTTTTGGGTCCGTTTTTAGTCAGACGGTTACCAATCATAACGAGTACAATAAAAATTCAACGGAGGTTACGAAGACCGAGATTGGTGACAAGAATGCAGATCTTTCTGTTGCTTTAAAACCTAATGAATTAACAGGCAGCATTCTTTCAGAACGGTCAGTTTTTGTAGGTACATTGACCGGACAGGTTACTGATGCCTCAACAGGTGAACCATTGCCTGGAACAACAGTGGTTTTGCAGGAGATACAAAGGGGCGCTTCGACTGATACAGAAGGACGATATACTATTTCTTCGGTTGAAGCAGGTACATATACTTTGAGTGTAAGTTTTGTTGGTTATAAGAAATATACAGAGACAGTTCAGGTTCAAGATAATGAAGAGACGGTCATTAACGTATCTTTAGAACCTGACCTTCTTAATTTGGAAGCAGTATACGTCAATGCTTTGGGATTCGGTGAGAATAGAGATGAACAGGGAGTAACCACCACACAAGTACGGGGAGAACAATTGACTCGGTCGGGTGAACAGAGTGTGCTGACCGGCCTAAGCGCTAAAGCTGCCGGTGTGCAAATCACCCGGTCCTCCGGTGATCCCGGTGCCGGTGCGCGTATTCAAATCCGAGGTGCACGAACCATCGGTGGTAATCAGCCGTTAATTGTTGTCGACGGAGTACCTATCTCTAACGCAACACAGGGCAATAGTACCGGCGGGGTGATACAACAGTCCCGTCTTAATGATTTAAATCCCGATGATATTGCCTCTTTAGAAATTTTAAAAGGGCCGGCATCAGCAGCACTTTGGGGAACACGGGCTGCCAACGGCGTGGTAGTTATAACTACAAAAAAAGGCAGCCGCACCGACGAGTCTGTAAATGTTACCGTAGGATCATCTCTGACAATTGATCAAGTTAATCGCTCAGTCCCACTGCAGCGTAATTATGGGCAAGGCCGTAATGGAGAGTTCAGATGGGAGGATACACGAAGCTGGGGCGATAAGATTTCCGAACGGCCGGGAGGCGAAAATATATATGTAACAGATTTCGGTCAATATTTTGATGATAATGATTTGGGACCGGGGGATGATCTTTATGAAGGCTTTGCTACCTTTCCTGACGGAACTGTAAGATATGTCATTCCCGACGGAGGGCACTATGCAGCCGATGGAACCCAGCTGGATAATCATGGCGGCATGCGTTCTCTCGAAACATTTGATCATTCCAATGAACTATTCGGTACCGGCGTTGCAATTGACAACTCTGTTTCTATTAGCGGCGGTGACGATCGTTCCAGGTTTTATTTAAGCATATCAAACTTGAATCAGGATGGGGTAATTGAGAAAAATAGTAATTACAAAAGGACTTCTTTCCGTGTTAATGCCGATCGCAATTATAGTGACTGGTTTCGCGCCGGAGTAAATGTATCGTACGTGCGCACCAATTCAGACCGCATCCAGCAGGGAAGCAATACCACAGGACTCATGCTGGGGATGTTACGAACTCCACCTGATTTTAATAATCGACCTTTCCTGATAGACTATACTGATGAGAATGGCAATACTTTTAATGATTTGCATCGTTCATTTCGTAATCCTATCGGCCAAGACCAGTACACCTCTTCATTGGTTAGTGCCAGCGACGGTTATGTAACTGATCCGGGATTTGATAACCCTTACTGGACGGTACGGTTTAATGAAAATAATTCAAAGGTAAACCGGGTTTACGGTAACACAGAGTTGGAGGTTACTCCCAATTCCTGGTTGAGTGTTACCCATAGACTGGGGATCGATTTTTATGAAGATCAGCGATATGAGTTCCGTGCGCAGGATAACGCTACAGAACCGGCAGGGACACTTGATGAAGACATACGCAGCCGCACCGATATCAACTCTGATCTTATAGTCAGGGCATCTCACCAGTTGAATCAAAATTTAAGCGGTTCTGCACTATTGGGCTGGAATCTTACCCATGAGGAGGGAGTCTCGTATTTCAATGATGCCGAGGGTATGATTTTTCGAGGCGTGCCTCGTGATATAGAAAATTTCAAAGTGATACAGTCTAGCCAAAATAATTTCACGGTGCGTTCAGCGGCCTATTACGGCAAATTAAATCTCAATGCATATGATCAGCTTTTCCTGGAGCTTACCGGCCGATTTGAAAGTGCTTCAACATTTGGGGAGGAAGCGGACAATACCTTTTTCTATCCCAGCGGAAACCTGGCATGGCAGTTTACCGATCTGGAGGCAGTTCAGGATGCAATGCCTTTTTTAACATTCGGTAAGCTTCGCGTATCCTATGGAGAAGCCGGCATTCAACCCGGGGCATATGAAACAGCTACCACCTTTTTTAATGCCGGTTATGGGGATGCCGGTTTTGGCTCAGACATAGAATCTCGCCAATATGGAAACGGTTTTGCCCGATCTCAAGAGTTTGGTAATCCGAACCTGATACCCGAAAAAATCCAGGAATTTGAATTCGGTGGCGATTTCAGAGCATTTGACGACCGCTTGAAACTGAGCTTTAGCCGCTACTATAGCAACAGTAAGAATGTTATTCTGGACGTTGATATAGCCCCTTCTTCTGGATTCGGGGAATTTGTGGGTAATGTCGTAAGCTTGGAAAATGATGGTTATGAGATTGAGGCAGATGTTTTATGGCTGCAGCAAGGTAACCTGACTTGGAATACCTATGCTAACTGGTCGAAAAACAATAGCCTTGTTACCGATCTGGCTGATGTGGAGAGTATCGAGCTCAATGGTATATCAGTTGATTCCCGTGCAGCCGAAGATGAACCTTTTGGTGTTTTGTGGGGAGGAGTCTGGGAACGCAATGAAAACGGTAGCCTGGCACTGGATGATATAGGATTCCCGCAAGAAGCGCCTCAAAATGGGCGCATCGGTGATCCAAATCCCGACTGGTCGGCCGGTTTCGGCAATACCATTCGCTATAAAGACGTAAGCCTGAATATTCTGTTTGATATCCGTAAGGGTGGCGATGTATGGAATGGTACACGCGGGGTGCTATACAGCTATGGAACCCATAGGGATGTAGGTAACGAAACATTTGTACCGGCAGATCAAGCTGACGGTATCCTCAATTACGACGGTGATCCGGTATCAGACTTTGGAACTCCTGCCATTCAGGACGGCGTGGATGGCTACGTGTTCAGAGGTAACCTCAAAGACTGGGATGGAGGAGGACCCGCACCCACGGTAGCACTCGATGAAGAGTGGTATCGTACCGGACTTGGTAATCATTTCGACGGCCCTGCTGAACAGTTTGTAGAAGATGGCGGATTTGTACGCCTCAGGGAACTCTCACTGTCATATCGATTGAACACTGAAGGTTTTAGAAGCTTCACAGGGTTGTCATCGATTGATTTCAGGGCTACGGGAAGAAATCTCTGGTTAATGACCGATTACAGCGGTGTAGATCCCGAAACCAACCTGACCGGTACCAGCAACGGACGCGGGATGGATTATTTCAATAATCCCAATACCCGATCCTTCATTTTTTCATTGAAAGTTAATTATTAA
- a CDS encoding SLC13 family permease — MIDDSYFNINSKTIGLVLGPTFFVVILLFFHPEGLSKEANAILASTIWVAVWWISEAMPIAVTSLLPILLFPLTGGLNIEDTTAAFGHRYIFLYIGGFILALAIERWNLHRRIALNIIKFIGTNIKSIILGFMTATAFLSMWISNTATSVMMLPIGMAIVKQLRNNPDTVADENKIFGKALMLAIAYSASIGGLATLIGTPPNLVLASVVQEIYGIEITFSSWIMFGLPISIVMLFICWKYLTDFAFDFKQESFPGGREEINKQLQKLGKISKEEKLVLGVFICTALAWISRSHVLNIFIPELDDTMIAVTAAFTLFLIPASNGKSRALITWDEAVKLPWGILLLFGGGLALAQGFQTSGLAAWLGGQMNLLDGVSLLVLLLVLITSVNLLTELTSNLATTAMILPILAPLALVIDVHPYMLMVGATVAASFAFMLPVATPPNAVVFGSGYLRIPDMVKTGVWMNLISILILTAICFTVLPWLWDFVPEAFPVSWKGE; from the coding sequence ATGATTGACGATTCTTATTTTAATATTAATTCAAAAACAATTGGACTAGTACTAGGTCCCACTTTTTTTGTAGTGATCTTGCTTTTCTTTCACCCTGAAGGTTTATCCAAAGAGGCCAATGCCATATTGGCGTCAACCATCTGGGTGGCAGTTTGGTGGATCTCAGAAGCAATGCCCATAGCCGTTACTTCTCTGCTTCCTATCCTGTTATTTCCGCTAACCGGTGGATTGAATATCGAGGATACCACAGCTGCATTTGGTCATCGTTACATATTTCTATACATCGGTGGGTTTATTTTGGCACTGGCTATTGAACGGTGGAACCTGCATCGACGAATTGCTCTGAACATCATCAAGTTTATCGGCACCAATATCAAGAGTATTATTCTTGGTTTCATGACTGCAACCGCATTTTTATCAATGTGGATTTCAAATACCGCCACTTCGGTGATGATGTTGCCAATAGGTATGGCTATTGTGAAACAACTTCGCAATAATCCCGATACGGTAGCGGATGAAAATAAAATCTTTGGTAAGGCCCTGATGCTGGCTATTGCTTATAGTGCATCTATTGGCGGGCTTGCAACTCTTATAGGTACCCCGCCTAATTTGGTTCTGGCATCTGTAGTTCAAGAGATATATGGAATTGAAATTACCTTTTCGAGTTGGATTATGTTTGGTCTTCCCATCTCAATCGTGATGCTTTTTATTTGCTGGAAGTATCTTACCGACTTTGCTTTTGATTTCAAGCAAGAATCATTTCCGGGTGGGCGCGAAGAGATAAATAAACAACTCCAGAAGCTTGGAAAAATTTCTAAAGAAGAGAAGCTGGTTCTCGGAGTATTTATATGTACAGCATTAGCCTGGATATCCCGTTCGCATGTACTGAATATCTTTATCCCCGAGCTGGATGATACCATGATTGCTGTGACCGCAGCTTTCACTCTATTTCTGATTCCGGCATCTAATGGAAAAAGCAGGGCGCTTATAACCTGGGATGAGGCAGTAAAACTTCCGTGGGGAATATTATTGCTATTTGGAGGAGGGCTTGCACTGGCACAAGGTTTTCAAACAAGTGGACTGGCTGCATGGCTGGGGGGACAGATGAACCTACTGGATGGAGTATCATTGCTGGTATTACTGCTTGTGCTAATTACATCTGTAAATCTATTGACTGAACTTACTTCTAATCTAGCTACCACAGCTATGATATTGCCGATCCTGGCACCCCTTGCACTCGTCATTGATGTGCATCCCTACATGTTGATGGTGGGTGCTACAGTAGCAGCTTCATTCGCATTCATGCTGCCGGTAGCTACTCCGCCCAATGCGGTTGTATTCGGTTCTGGTTATTTACGAATTCCGGATATGGTTAAAACAGGTGTTTGGATGAATCTAATTTCAATTCTAATTCTAACAGCAATCTGTTTTACCGTACTGCCTTGGCTCTGGGATTTTGTGCCCGAGGCTTTTCCTGTAAGCTGGAAAGGGGAATAA
- a CDS encoding DUF4886 domain-containing protein: MILNKKFRLHRIDGVAVKIMQSLLILLFISYNANAQHQPQIPEKVLFVGNSYIYFWNLPQQVSALAKSQNVELNAAQSTSGGTNWGQHWRGEKGIRSKELIKDGDFDAVVLQNHSRRSLDAPDSLMYYGKKFADLISENDGRTYLYMTWAREWNPYMQEAVTEAYKKLAEDTRATVVPVGLAWERARELRPDINLYAEDGSHPSPLGSYLTACVFYKVFTGSSIKNLPARLLSKDYSGEKLYLNILSEENAAFLQQVAEEVVNLFIHGK; encoded by the coding sequence ATGATTTTAAATAAAAAGTTTCGTCTGCACCGCATTGATGGGGTAGCTGTGAAAATTATGCAATCTTTGCTGATCCTCTTGTTTATTTCCTACAATGCAAATGCACAGCATCAGCCCCAAATTCCTGAAAAGGTGCTTTTTGTAGGTAATAGTTACATCTACTTTTGGAATTTACCCCAACAAGTTTCAGCACTTGCAAAAAGCCAAAATGTTGAACTCAACGCAGCTCAAAGTACAAGTGGAGGTACTAATTGGGGGCAGCATTGGAGAGGTGAAAAAGGTATCCGTTCTAAAGAGTTGATTAAAGATGGCGACTTCGATGCGGTGGTACTTCAGAATCATAGCAGGAGAAGCCTGGATGCCCCGGATAGCTTGATGTACTATGGTAAAAAATTTGCGGATTTGATTAGCGAAAACGATGGCCGTACGTATCTATACATGACATGGGCTCGGGAATGGAATCCATATATGCAGGAAGCAGTTACTGAAGCCTATAAAAAATTAGCAGAGGACACCCGCGCAACCGTTGTACCGGTCGGTCTTGCATGGGAGCGTGCCAGGGAACTGCGGCCTGACATCAATTTATATGCTGAAGACGGTAGCCATCCTTCTCCTCTCGGATCTTATCTGACGGCATGTGTCTTCTACAAAGTGTTTACCGGATCATCAATAAAGAACCTGCCTGCTAGACTACTATCGAAGGATTACTCAGGGGAAAAGTTGTATCTGAATATTCTTTCAGAAGAAAATGCGGCTTTTTTACAGCAGGTAGCCGAAGAAGTTGTAAATCTTTTTATTCACGGTAAGTGA
- a CDS encoding YtxH domain-containing protein, translated as MSKSRDFTLGLLSGALVGSVIALLYAPDKGSNTRDVLSYRLSNYLDELTNLIDKLSDEKEAISDAKKKGDLVVEDARQRAEDLIREAEDLLGSIEETKEKAKTETESKSESESKSNS; from the coding sequence ATGAGTAAATCTAGAGACTTTACATTGGGACTGTTATCCGGAGCCCTGGTAGGCTCGGTTATCGCGTTACTGTATGCTCCCGACAAGGGCAGCAATACCAGGGATGTCCTTTCATACCGTTTAAGCAATTACCTGGATGAACTGACAAATCTCATCGATAAGCTTTCAGACGAAAAGGAAGCCATTTCGGATGCCAAGAAGAAAGGCGACCTGGTAGTTGAAGATGCACGACAGAGAGCAGAAGACCTGATAAGGGAAGCTGAGGATCTGCTGGGATCTATCGAGGAGACTAAGGAAAAAGCAAAGACTGAAACAGAATCTAAGTCAGAATCCGAGTCTAAGTCCAATTCCTGA
- the add gene encoding adenosine deaminase, protein MDINRLPKTELHLHLDSSLSYEAVKKLDPSISRQDFLDTFVAPPKCNDLNDYLKRVEKQVDLLQTLHSLKLAAEGLLEMLEEDNVIYAEIRFAPLLHIRNGLKPHDIVETVLDTFKNAETDIEINLILCNLRYFSEKQSLQTATLVKDFSDRSVVGLDLAGDEKGFPLDNHIAAYRFADKHDLHKTAHAGEACGPESVRETLEKLHPTRIGHGVRSYEDPNLLELLKEKRIHLEVCPTSNIQTNVYDTYADHTIDKLFSEGLSLSVNTDGRTTSNVSLTQEYKKLHETFGWGEEQFLQCNLNAIDAAFITGEKKTDMIQKIQHGYMGHG, encoded by the coding sequence ATGGATATTAACCGGTTGCCAAAGACGGAGTTACACCTTCACCTTGATTCTTCCCTGAGTTATGAAGCCGTCAAAAAACTGGATCCCTCAATTAGCAGGCAGGATTTCCTTGATACTTTCGTAGCCCCACCCAAGTGCAATGATCTGAATGATTATCTCAAGAGAGTGGAAAAGCAGGTTGATCTGCTGCAAACCCTGCATAGTCTAAAGTTAGCTGCCGAGGGTCTTCTGGAGATGCTTGAAGAGGATAATGTGATTTATGCCGAAATTCGCTTTGCTCCGTTACTTCATATACGCAACGGCCTTAAACCGCATGATATCGTGGAAACAGTTCTGGACACCTTCAAGAATGCTGAAACCGATATTGAAATTAATCTTATTTTATGTAATCTTAGATACTTTTCTGAAAAACAAAGTTTGCAAACAGCAACTTTGGTAAAGGATTTCAGTGACCGCTCAGTAGTAGGACTAGACCTGGCCGGTGATGAAAAAGGGTTTCCCCTTGATAATCATATTGCAGCCTATCGGTTTGCGGATAAACATGACCTTCATAAGACAGCCCACGCGGGCGAAGCTTGCGGACCGGAAAGCGTAAGGGAAACGCTGGAAAAACTACATCCTACACGAATCGGACATGGTGTAAGAAGTTACGAAGATCCCAACCTGCTGGAATTACTCAAAGAGAAAAGAATTCACCTTGAAGTCTGTCCAACCAGTAATATCCAGACAAATGTGTATGATACCTATGCTGATCATACCATAGACAAACTCTTTAGTGAAGGCCTCTCCCTGAGTGTCAATACAGACGGAAGGACGACATCAAATGTCAGTTTAACGCAGGAATATAAAAAGCTTCATGAGACTTTCGGGTGGGGAGAGGAGCAGTTTTTACAGTGCAATCTAAATGCCATTGATGCTGCATTTATTACGGGTGAGAAGAAAACCGACATGATCCAGAAAATACAACATGGATATATGGGACACGGATGA